The genomic region GTTTCAGTCTCATGAAAGCTTTCACCAAAATGCACCTCAGGCTTTTGGGTCTCCTGCCTCAGCAGTTAATCAGTCTTAATAGTACCAGCTATTCTATAAGAGACTGTTGAGAGCTTAGGAAGTAAGGGAAAGGTAGTAGTGTGTAAGTGGGCTTAAAATCTGGCTAGATGGATGTTTGGGAGAAGGATATAACTTTTCTTCGTGCTTTATAAGGAAAAGGACAAGATAGGCTGACTGGAAAAGCAGTGAAACCCATGCAATTCTGTCAAACCTGGTGGAGTTGTATGGGACTACAAAACTCATTCTTTCATGCAACCAGAAAAGAAGGTGCAGCTACTAGAAAAATCTGGTTGTAGTCAGATGTTGTGTTCTGTGCGTGTTAATGTAATCCCTCCCCACCATAAACATCTTGTACCAGGTCTTTCCTGACAGGTTTGCTGCGTCTCAGTGCCCCAACCAGAGCTAAAGAGTCAGCTCACATAGTCTAATTTTCCTACGTCTACACCTCCATCTAGCCCGGCATTGTTCAGAATATTCTGGGCATGCAAAGCGACTGAATACCACTTTTCTTTCATCTAACTACAGTTTCCTAGCTcttctggtgctgctgcagctggtctGGCTGACCTGAGTGTAACCTTTCTGATAAGACCTTCAATGGGAAATTGTCTCAAAATTGATGTAATTACATCATTTTGTTTCCCCTTCCTTCAGTTGGCTGTACTCAGTCTTCTGAATAACTTTGATCACATGGAGGTGGAATAACTCATCAATTCAGATTAGGCTGTAGAAACCTAAATTTAGATTGGTGGAGGGGAATGCTTCAGACTGGGAtgtcacccttttttttttcctcaatcaCTTAAATGCTTTGAGTTTGAATATTCTTAAACCCAAAGGCAAACTTCTAAACAGgtgcatttgggtttttttaatccctttccAGATTGGTCGGTCAACGGAGAGTCCTATAGACTTTGTTGTGACAGATACAGTTCCTGGAAGTCAGAGTAACTCAGATACACAGTCTGTGCAGAGCACTATATCAAGGTTTGCCTGCAGAATCATATGTGAACGTAACCCTCCTTTTACAGCAAGAATATATGCGGCAGGATTTGACTCTtcaaaaaacatctttcttggGGTAAGGGAactcctttgttttttcctcagagTTCAATGCaggcttatttttaaactaatataCAGCTCcaccacagaaaaattaaaagttttcatTGATGTAATTTCTCTTAGGAGAAAGCTGCGAAGTGGAAGACATCAGATGGGCAAATGGATGGGCTAACCACAAATGGAGTTCTTGTTATGCATCCCCGTAATGGATTTACAGAAGACTCCAAGCCAGGGGTATGGAGAGAGATATCTGTGTGTGGGAATGTGTTCAGCCTCCGTGAAACCAGATCAGctcagcagaggggaaaaatggtAAGAGTAGTGACCGATATTTTATGCAGCCTGTTTAAAATGGGTACAACGGTAGTGGTACAGCTAGGGCATAAACAGAGGCTGGAATCTGCCTTGTTCAGTGTAGATGTCACCTCTGTAATTAGTTATGCTGACTTTTTATGTGTCCTTGTTCATACACGAAGGTGTCTTGGTCAACCTGAATAACTGACACTTATCTGCAAACTAGTACTTAATTGCAGATCTAGACTGCTCTCCTAAATTGAGTTGCCAGTCCACTACGCTCTTCTGCAAACTCCTGTAGTCATGTGCACATTTTAAAGAGTATTTTCCTGATTCTCCCTCTTGAGACTTAACCGTAACTTATGCTGTTGCGGTTTTCACACTTTTCTTTTATAGAATAATAAAGAATAATTATAGTTTTATTGACACATGCTTAGATACCTGGATATCCATTTTCACCTTGGCATTCCgagttttcctcttcctcttgttTCCAAAGCATTGGCAACATTTCCAGGAGACAATTAGTTTTAGTATGACTTGGGGTCTCGtagcaaaaagaaatgctaCATAAACACCTGAGTGATGCATCTAGCTAGGAATGCTGACAGCTGACTTTttctggaggagaggaaagcCATCTGTAAAAGTGTGTTTGAAGAAAACAGTCTAAAATGTTATGGAGGACCCAACAAGACTTGTCAAGAagattttggggtttgttctctttttcttttttaaaaaaagaggggaaggagaagctgACACTGGGCTCTCTGTGGGTATCTTGTGTAGGACAGTCAGGAACTGCTTGAAACTTTTTCTCTGCATCTTCCAGTGCCTTGTGTTATTCTTCAGGTAACCTTAGGTGAcacctctctttctctttgtccATCACAAGGTTGAGAATGAAACAAACCAACTCCAAGATGGCTCTCTAATTGACCTGTGTGGAGCAACGCTACTGTGGCGCACTGCAGAAGGACTTTCACGCACTCCTACTGTCAAGCACCTGGAAGCGCTGAGACAGGAAATAAATGCAGCAAGACCCCAGTGTCCTGTGGGGTTTAACACCTTGGCATTTCCCAGCATGAAGAGAAAAGATGTTGTAGACGAAAAGCAGCCGTGGGTGTATCTGAACTGTGGCCATGTCCATGGATATCACAATTGGGGAAACAAAGAGGAGAGAGACGGCAAGGATCGCGAATGTCCCATGTGCCGCTCTGTCGGCCCCTATGTGCCTCTGTGGCTTGGATGTGAAGCAGGATTTTATGTGGATGCAGGACCTCCAACTCATGCGTTCAGCCCATGTGGCCACGTGTGCTCAGAAAAGACAACTGCATATTGGTCCCAAATTCCTCTTCCTCATGGTACTCACACTTTTCATGCAGCCTGTCCGTTCTGTGCGCATCAGCTGGCTGGTGAGCAAGGTTACATCAGACTCATTTTCCAAGGACCTCTTGACTAGCACATGTGTTACTGAGGACTGCAGTAAACTGATAAGCTAAGCTATTCTGAATTTTAAACCAACTGTTTTTCGTAttctctgggctttgctggtttgcattaaaatgaagaatttttgGATTTTTGTTACAACAGCTAAATCCCTCTCTACTGAGAAAAgtctggaaataaaagaaatgggggagaaggaggagaattcctgctttttttttagtaactACTTCTGAAGAGGTGAAGGAAGTGTTGTAGGGTGAACTTTGATGCCTTCCGTTTAATGGTTTTGAATAACATGCCCACAGTGTTTGAAAGttgtttcattctttttgtaTATGGAGGGTAAATAGTTCAAAGAACATTAGTTTACAGCTTGGATGCAAATGTTGTAAAATATAATGTGTATATTAACTCTTTTCTATTTATCTTTATTATTGAAAATACATAGAATGTTTAGAGAGTAGCATGGTCATAGTGTGCTCATCCAACAATTGGATGTGTTAGAGTAGTTCTGGATGAAGAAGGACATGAGATGGAAATGGTAGAAGAATCTTTTTGATCTAAAATACTGAATTCTTAGAAtagttaaaatgctttttaaacaaagctaATGCAAATTATGATGGCATAAAGGTGTGCTTTAACCATGTTGAAAGGTAGCTAAGAAGGActtcttaaaatgtctttttggtAGGACTGTACTTAAGATCTGGTTATGAGGAAAATATTTGCCAGATTCTTTGAATATGCAACTTAGTCTAgattaaggatttttttctcccttcatgCTAACACATCTCTTTATTTAGCATTAGTGGCATTTGTGAGGGTTTTTCCAATGTTAAACATTAACAAACCTGAAAGATGAGGCTCCTTTTGTTCCCTGCTGTTTGAGgcagggggtgaggggggaggCGGCTGTGCCCGTACATGtgtgtggggagcagggagcaaTTTGTGAATTGGCCAAGGTCACAGCTTGTGACAGGCATGTCAGTCAGGTGTTCTGCCTTTCTTCTCGCCCATTGCAAACTGGCACACTTGGGTGTGTGGGAGCCACGGGCTTGCCTTTACCCTGCTGCGAGGAGCTGGGTGCAAATACTCATCTAGGTCACACGGAATAAAGCTGAAGCCTGGTACCCAAGGAATGTGTGCCTGCGTCCTCGTGTGACTTGTCACAATTGGCAATCTGTTAGGGCAGAGCTTGAGCTGGGACTGGACTGGACTTGTAGACCTCGGTTTGGGATGCTTCCATAAGGTCTGCTCACATTGTGGTGGGCTCTAGTTAGCCTCTCTCCGCTCTCCCTTCCCtacccttccttcccttctgcatcCACCAGAAAAGGCCAGTGCACTACATCCAGCTTTGCTGCTAACCCACGGTGCTTCATGGCAAATACACAACCTGACCTTTTTAGGAATGAGTTGAGCTTTTTTGGCCAGcttcatattctttttttaaatgtatgtacTGTATAATTGACAGTAGCAAATTTCTATACTTTATAGCATagctttaatttttcctttcaaagctgTTCTCAGATTTTCTTGGTTTAGAGAGACCTATTTTGCTTAGATGTCATGAATTATTTACTTTGTCAAttgtttctccatttttaaaaaattgtgttgTTTGGTTCACTCAGGAAATGCATGTGTCAGGCAACCTGTATTATAAGTTCAGTTAGCTGTCATGTATAAGTAACTGCTGTTACTCCCTTTCCATAGAAATATAACCAATTTTGACATTTTCCAGATTATATGCATTAAGTAATGAAACTTATGCAGCAAGAAATCCCTGTATTGTAGTTGTTCTAATCATTTTATTCAAACTATAGTATACTgtagtttaatttttatttgcaaattaatttattcaaaCTACGTGAGTAAACACTtttcaaaaatagaaattctgggATTGTCTGTTGCTTTGTTTCCAAGAGATGTGAAAGGTGGCTGGAGATGGCCCTTCTGCTGTCACATAAGGTGTCCGGTCTGCACATGTGGATTAAGATCACAAAAAAGAAGCAATTGTAAGGAGTTTGCATGTTATTCCAGTCATGGATTTGAGTGGCTTCTTTCAGGTGTGACCTTTCAATGTGTTCTATATTTAGCCCTGCATTAAGAAAGGCGAGATTCTTCTTCAAAAGACATAGTTAAATGATCTGTTCCCTGAATAAGTTACAAATAATGAAATGTAAGCAAAAACTTTAACCAAGTGGCTGGGCTCTTGTAAAATGTCAAGAGTTCTTGATTTCATCTTCCACAAAATCGGAGCAACACTTCTCTGGTCCTGATCTTGTTGATTACAGGGatatgaaaaatcagaaaaggacACAAAAGCTACCAAGCAGTATGAGCAATATAAAGATGAATTGTGAAAACAGATCAATAATTGGATGGTAGCAGACACATAGAAAGCAGCGTACTCATCCCGTGTTGGAGGCACAGCTGGATCCTAGCGTGGAGCCCGTAGTGCAGTTGGGTAAACATCTCACtgtagaggggaaggagaaaggttCATGCCCAACACAACCATTGTTAAGCTTTGTTAAGCTTCTCCCCCATTAAGATGATACTTCATGCTTTCATTGTACTTCTCTACCCCTGCCTCTCCCCTGtcaacccccaacccccccccaaaaaggtgTAGTTTTAGCAGAACTGTCTGTTTCTCTGGGTAGCGTTATGCTAACATAACCCTTCAGAGTCTGCCCCACATGCTCTGCCTGTTGTGTACTTTTCTTGACCCAAGCTGGGCTTGTTAATCCCAGTTTTAAAAGGGCAGAGCACAGGCATTCAAATGCCTGAGACACAGAAATCCCACTGTCAAAAGTAGGATAGCAGCGGTTGAGTAATTTGAGGAACAATTTCCATACAACATCCAAGCTAACTAAAAGCAGTAGCTTTGACTGCGGCTCCCTATTTGAGTTCCCCCCATGGCTTCTGGTCTTTAATAAACAATTTAAACAGAAGGTCTTGTTCTCTGTAAACTGTAAAACGAATGtcagattaaaagcaaaatgatcCCTTTGACTCAAACCAGCTAACTGAAGCGCTCTGAACTGTAAGGCCTTTGCTTCTGAACAAATCTGGGAGTTGGGAGGAGTGCAGGAGGCTGCACTGTGCTGGCTTTGAGATGATTACAGCTCCACTTGTGTGCAGCCTAACTCAACCCCTTGAACCTGCAAAAACCAGCCCCAAAGAAGATCCATGGCCTCCACCTGCTTTTAAAGTTTGCTTGAATGGAAAGAGGCATCACTGATGCAACCAGCAGGTAGGACAGGACTCTTGTTCCCTGGGAGATCACCACAGGTATGTGGAAGTGATGAGGGAATGCGTGTGGAAAATGAGCGAAGTATAAACCCTTTTCTAGCCTTAAAGTTCTGTGAAGATCTGCAGAAATGCAACTGGAAATCAAGTAGCTTTCTGCAGTTGGTTTGTGCATGGCTGCTTTGTTCTGCACTGTTCTTGTGTGTGGTGTAATAAAGGTGATTTAATGAGctaatttgcttttcagctgtaGGAAATTGCGTGAATTTAACACTGGTAAGAAACAGCAGCTTGGCACAGCAGCTGGGTAATGAAgctctattttttccctttctttcccaaagcagAAGCAGGGCAGCTCTTTGTGTGTTGACTCACAGTGGGGTAGGAGCATGTTGATGGGGAGGGTTCTGAGGGCTTTCCCTGGGAAGGTGGTGAGTAGCCCACACCGATGGAGCATTCTGTCCCCTTTAACTCAGCCATTGGGTTCAAGCAATGCCATGAGTGTGTGGTGTGGCTGACACATGTGGTGCAGGCTGGGGATGAGGTTTTCTAATCCCATCTGTGCTAGGCTTGTTACACCTATAGGAATGAGGCTGGTATCCTGAAAGGCTTAATGACATGATGAAGTCACCCCAGCAGTCCTGCATTTGAAGGTGCTCTGCAAATCCCATAATGACCCTGCTGTGGCATGCTTGATCTCTTTCTGAAGAGGCACTTTCCAGGCCTGattctaaaaatacatttccagtTGTGCAATATAAATCTACCATGATGAACACAGCTACCTACCTGTATGCTGTCTTTCCGCCTGGATTAGTCCTGCTTGCTGTTGAATTAGACCGGGTTTCCTAGTCCTAGTCTTGGCTCATGCAACCCCTGCTTCCTTTTCCGTGAAAACACTGGCAAAGCTCCTCTGTTTTTAATGGCAGCACTCAGCTTTAACGTAAGGGTTCTGATCATCCTGAAAATCAGCTTCTAAGGCTCTTTCAAGGCTACAGGAGATCACCTGTGCATTTACTGTTGTGCATCCTGTGAAAAAGATCTGGGAAAGCATTTCTCCAGGAGCTGTGAGGATTCCTGTGAACTTGTCAGGGGCTTTTTGGCAAGCGTGGCCTCTGCATGGGCATCAGCGAGCCTGCCCTTTCCCAGGTGCTGCTTCTAGGGCAGCAGCAAGAGCTCAGGTCCCTGTTttcttgcagagaaaaagcactGTGTCAAACTGCTGTTTGGATGTGATATCCCATGGTAATATACCTGCTGTGACACAAGCCAAGCTGGGGAACACCAGTGTCTGCTATTGCATGAGAAACAGCCTCCTGCTTCAGCTGTGCTGGTGCTACTGGTTATTGGTCTGGTCCCGTCTCCCTCCTGAAAGCAAAAGGGTGGCAGATTtaaagggcagaaaaaaagtgcttttactCCCTCAAACCTCAGCTACCCCTGTGAGAGCAGCTGTCCCGAATACAGCCTCGGGTGATTGTAAAGTCAGCAGTGGGACTGGTGACTTCGGATGTGCTTAAGGCTGTGTCAGTACAGTGTTAGGGAACAGCATTAGCCATGAGGCCCGGTGCCTGAACCTTTGTTCCTGCCTTGGTCCCCTGTGAGCTGCTGCccatcctctttctcccttcaGCCCTGGAAAATATGATCCATTCCACAGCCACAGCAAACACACGAGTTTGCAGAAGCTGGCCCCATTCACCTTGCCTGGCACTAGCATGTGTGGGATCATGCTCAGCATCAGCTGGGCCTGCATCTCCTGAGGCtgatctgggggggggggcggggggaacaCGACAATGAGT from Phalacrocorax carbo chromosome 3, bPhaCar2.1, whole genome shotgun sequence harbors:
- the PELI1 gene encoding E3 ubiquitin-protein ligase pellino homolog 1 isoform X1 — protein: MYRKSKWKCGYNLVVLGHGNNEKSVPQLLIRDLKFEKKPLAKLMFSPDQENHPSKAPVKYGELIVLGYNGSLPNGDRGRRKSRFALFKRAKANGVKPSTVHIACTPQAAKAISNKDQHSISYTLSRAQTVVVEYTHDSNTDMFQIGRSTESPIDFVVTDTVPGSQSNSDTQSVQSTISRFACRIICERNPPFTARIYAAGFDSSKNIFLGEKAAKWKTSDGQMDGLTTNGVLVMHPRNGFTEDSKPGVWREISVCGNVFSLRETRSAQQRGKMVENETNQLQDGSLIDLCGATLLWRTAEGLSRTPTVKHLEALRQEINAARPQCPVGFNTLAFPSMKRKDVVDEKQPWVYLNCGHVHGYHNWGNKEERDGKDRECPMCRSVGPYVPLWLGCEAGFYVDAGPPTHAFSPCGHVCSEKTTAYWSQIPLPHGTHTFHAACPFCAHQLAGEQGYIRLIFQGPLD
- the PELI1 gene encoding E3 ubiquitin-protein ligase pellino homolog 1 isoform X2, whose protein sequence is MFSPDQENHPSKAPVKYGELIVLGYNGSLPNGDRGRRKSRFALFKRAKANGVKPSTVHIACTPQAAKAISNKDQHSISYTLSRAQTVVVEYTHDSNTDMFQIGRSTESPIDFVVTDTVPGSQSNSDTQSVQSTISRFACRIICERNPPFTARIYAAGFDSSKNIFLGEKAAKWKTSDGQMDGLTTNGVLVMHPRNGFTEDSKPGVWREISVCGNVFSLRETRSAQQRGKMVENETNQLQDGSLIDLCGATLLWRTAEGLSRTPTVKHLEALRQEINAARPQCPVGFNTLAFPSMKRKDVVDEKQPWVYLNCGHVHGYHNWGNKEERDGKDRECPMCRSVGPYVPLWLGCEAGFYVDAGPPTHAFSPCGHVCSEKTTAYWSQIPLPHGTHTFHAACPFCAHQLAGEQGYIRLIFQGPLD